CCTGGCGCTGCCCACGTTCCCCGTTGCATTTGCCCGAACGCAGCGGAATTGAAGTGGGTCGCGGTGAAACACGCCCCTACCAAGGAAAATAGGGTGACAGGTTCAATACTTGCGAGGCTCCGCCGCGCTGTGCGTGCAACCGCAAGGTGGGCCTGTGGAGACCCCACACGCGGACGCGGACGATCGCGGAGGCGTTTCTTCCACCCGGAGCCGCGTCCCAATTCGGTGCTTGCCACTGTAAACGTCCTGCCTAGCCTCTCTCGAAATTCTTCTGTCATGCGATCCCTGAGTTCCCTCTGTGTGGTGGTGGCGGTGGGCGCCCTGCCGCTGGTCACCGGTTGCAGCAGCGCTCAGAAAAAGCTGAGCCGCGGCATCACCAACATGAACGAGCCGTTGCGTCTCGGGGAGATGCAGCGGGCTGCCGAGCAGAACGCGCTGGTGATGGATTCCTCGCCCTCCTATGGGCTGGTCCATGGCTTCACCCGCACCATCGCGCGGACCGCGGTCGGCGTCTTTGAAGTGGTCACCTTTCCCATTCCCACCGACCCCATCATCTATCCGGTCGGCCCCGTGTTTCCCGACAGCCAGGAGCGTCAGCAGTTGGGGAACTTCGGCATTGGTTCGGACCAGTTCATTGGATTCCAGGATGCCGGGGTGCTGCCCTTCGTTCCGGGCTCGGAATTCAATCCCCTGCAGAACTGAGGGCCACCGGTCCTTCTGGCGCGCCAACCCGGGTTGGCGCGTTTTTTTATGGCGCTGGTCCGACGATCGCCCTGCAAGGTCAATCTTGTCCTGAACGTCCTCGGGCGGCGCTCCGACGGCTTTCATGATTTGGAAACCCTGTTCTTCCCGGTCCCGGTTCATGACGAACTCACCATGGACCACCGGGAATCCGGCATCGAACTGACCTGCAATCTCCCGCAGCTTCCCGTGGACGGCTCGAATCTGGTGCACCGCGCAGCCGCCGCGTACCTCCAGGAGGCCGGAGTGAAGTCGGGGGTGCGGCTCCACCTGGAGAAGCAGCTTCCGCTGGCCGCCGGCCTGGGGGGCGGCAGCGCCAACGCCGCCACCACGCTCCTCGGATTGAACGAATTGTTCGGACAGCCCTTGGATTCCGGGGCGCTCGAACGGCTAGCCGCCGGACTGGGATCCGACGTCAATTTCTTTCTCCAGACAGGGCCGGCGCTGGCTTTCGGTCGCGGGGAG
Above is a genomic segment from Verrucomicrobiia bacterium containing:
- a CDS encoding exosortase system-associated protein, TIGR04073 family gives rise to the protein MRSLSSLCVVVAVGALPLVTGCSSAQKKLSRGITNMNEPLRLGEMQRAAEQNALVMDSSPSYGLVHGFTRTIARTAVGVFEVVTFPIPTDPIIYPVGPVFPDSQERQQLGNFGIGSDQFIGFQDAGVLPFVPGSEFNPLQN
- the ispE gene encoding 4-(cytidine 5'-diphospho)-2-C-methyl-D-erythritol kinase — translated: MALVRRSPCKVNLVLNVLGRRSDGFHDLETLFFPVPVHDELTMDHRESGIELTCNLPQLPVDGSNLVHRAAAAYLQEAGVKSGVRLHLEKQLPLAAGLGGGSANAATTLLGLNELFGQPLDSGALERLAAGLGSDVNFFLQTGPALAFGRGERIEPLPPFAALAGYALWLFHPGFGVPTPWAFQQLGRFPELRDGRPGRAAEVARRFLDGEVRGAVDQWFNALEGPVLEKHPVLALHQDHLCRHGALGALMSGSGSTTFALFESVGAAEMAVDGFREVFGSAGWLRIVAL